In one window of Mercurialis annua linkage group LG4, ddMerAnnu1.2, whole genome shotgun sequence DNA:
- the LOC126678817 gene encoding uncharacterized protein LOC126678817 — MDLREDSSRFGSAAITTLRNMSSSSSAFFSANQSPFFSPRSSTCQISESTRSDAQCDSIHLCSSGNTELTSSANVRNVLPDTPRDPVAETGIDFQNFDRMFSPTGISNSSPYSYNDSHDIGYSGFKEKQRKHGRSHGASSTPVSVSLPSYRLRSCDVFIGLHGRKPSLLRFANWLRAELEVQGMSCFISDRSRCRSSRKHGIVERAMDVSSFGIVILTKKSFRDPYTIEELRYFASKKNLVPVFFDLSPDDCLVRDIVENRGELWEKHGGELWLLYGGLENEWKEAVNSLSRVDEWKLEAQDGNWRDCILRAVTLLAMRLGRRSIVERVTKWREKVDKEEFPFPRNENFIGRKKELSELEFILFGDVSGDTERDYFELKARPRRKNLTIGWSKSCSTEEKRRERKSENRAKKGKEPVVWKESEKEIEMQSAEISNKQQQVKPKGIGRYVKRKRSTKIVYGKGIACVSGESGIGKTELLLEFAYRYHQRYKMVLWIGGESKYIRQNYLNLCSFLEVDVGVQNSLGKSRIRNFEEQEEEAVSRVRKELMRNIPFLVVIDNLDSEKDWWDQKLVMDLLPRFGGETHVVISTQLPRVMNLEPLKLSYLSGVEAMCLMQGNVKDYPIAETDALRVIEEKLGRLTLGLAIVGAILSELPINPSRLLDTVNRMPLREISWSGRDVNSLTKNNFLLQLFEVCFSIFDHADGPRSLATRMVQASGWFAPAAIPVPLLALAANKIPQKHRGTRLWRKLLRSLSCTLSSSYSKRSETEASSMLLRFNIARNSTKLGYIHVNELVKLYMRKRGISVVSQAMVQAVIARGSISHHSEHIWSAFFLIFGFGNDSKTVELKVTELLSVVREMVLPLAIRTFISFSRCNAALELLRLCTNALEAADQAFVTPVDKWLDKSLCWKPIQTNAQLNPYLWQELALSRATVLETRAKLMLRGGQFDIGDDLIRKVIFIRTSICGDDHPETVSARETLSKLTRLVANVQIYSSP; from the coding sequence ATGGATCTCCGAGAAGATAGCTCTAGGTTTGGTTCTGCGGCGATAACAACTCTTAGGAATATGTCGTCGTCATCTTCAGCATTCTTTTCAGCAAATCAGTCGCCTTTCTTCTCCCCGAGATCATCAACCTGTCAGATTTCTGAATCAACAAGGTCGGATGCGCAATGTGACAGTATTCATTTGTGCAGTTCAGGAAATACAGAACTTACATCTTCAGCAAATGTGAGAAATGTCTTGCCAGACACGCCGAGAGATCCAGTTGCTGAAACCGGTATAGATTTCCAGAACTTTGATAGAATGTTTTCCCCAACTGGAATTTCAAACAGCTCGCCATATAGTTACAATGATTCTCATGATATCGGTTATTCTGGGTTCAAAGAGAAGCAAAGAAAACACGGAAGAAGCCACGGTGCGTCATCTACACCGGTGTCAGTTTCCCTACCGTCTTACAGACTGAGGAGCTGCGATGTCTTCATAGGCTTGCATGGGCGAAAACCTTCTTTGCTGAGGTTTGCTAATTGGCTTCGTGCTGAATTAGAGGTTCAAGGAATGAGTTGTTTTATATCAGACAGATCAAGATGTAGGAGTTCACGGAAACATGGCATAGTTGAGAGGGCAATGGATGTTTCGTCTTTTGGCATTGTTATTCTAACGAAGAAATCCTTTAGGGACCCATATACTATTGAGGAACTGCGATATTTTGCGAGCAAGAAGAATTTGGTCCCGGTATTCTTTGATTTGAGTCCAGATGACTGTCTAGTCAGAGACATAGTTGAGAATCGGGGAGAGTTATGGGAAAAACACGGAGGCGAACTATGGCTTTTGTATGGCGGGTTAGAAAATGAGTGGAAGGAAGCTGTTAACAGCCTTTCTCGGGTTGATGAATGGAAATTGGAAGCTCAGGATGGTAACTGGAGAGATTGCATACTGAGGGCCGTCACACTTCTGGCGATGAGATTGGGAAGGAGAAGTATTGTAGAACGGGTGACTAAGTGGAGAGAAAAAGTCGATAAAGAAGAGTTCCCATTTCCTCGAAATGAAAACTTCATTGGCAGGAAGAAAGAATTGTCTGAACTAGAGTTTATACTTTTTGGCGACGTCAGCGGAGACACAGAACGAGATTATTTTGAACTTAAGGCAAGACCGAGGAGAAAGAATTTGACGATTGGATGGAGTAAGAGTTGTTCAACAGAGGAAAAACGGAGGGAACGGAAATCAGAGAATAGAGCCAAGAAGGGGAAAGAACCAGTTGTATGGAAGGAATCTGAAAAGGAGATTGAGATGCAAAGTGCCGAAATTTCTAATAAGCAGCAGCAAGTAAAGCCGAAAGGTATCGGACGTTATGTGAAGAGAAAAAGATCAACAAAAATCGTATACGGGAAGGGGATTGCTTGTGTGTCGGGAGAGTCAGGAATCGGAAAGACCGAGCTTCTCCTGGAATTTGCCTACAGATATCACCAGCGGTACAAGATGGTTCTGTGGATTGGAGGGGAAAGCAAGTATATTCGACAGAATTATTTGAATCTCTGTTCATTCTTAGAAGTTGATGTGGGAGTTCAGAATAGTCTCGGAAAAAGCAGGATAAGAAACTTTGAGGAACAAGAAGAGGAAGCCGTTTCTAGAGTTCGCAAAGAACTCATGAGAAACATACCATTTTTGGTGGTAATAGATAACTTGGATAGTGAAAAGGATTGGTGGGATCAAAAACTCGTTATGGATCTTCTTCCCCGGTTCGGTGGAGAGACCCATGTCGTCATTTCTACACAGCTCCCTCGTGTCATGAACCTCGAACCGTTGAAGCTTTCTTACTTGTCGGGTGTGGAGGCAATGTGCTTGATGCAAGGCAATGTGAAAGATTACCCGATTGCGGAAACTGATGCCCTCAGGGTTATTGAGGAGAAACTCGGAAGGCTTACTTTGGGACTTGCGATAGTTGGAGCAATTTTGTCGGAGCTTCCTATAAATCCGAGCAGGCTATTGGACACCGTAAATAGAATGCCTTTAAGGGAAATCTCATGGAGTGGTAGAGATGTTAATTCATTaacaaaaaacaattttctcttgCAACTCTTTGAGGTATGTTTCTCTATATTCGATCATGCTGACGGACCGAGAAGCTTGGCAACCCGGATGGTCCAGGCTAGTGGTTGGTTTGCACCAGCTGCTATTCCCGTTCCTCTATTAGCCTTAGCTGCAAACAAGATCCCCCAGAAACATCGAGGAACTCGGCTATGGAGAAAGCTATTACGTTCCTTGAGCTGTACTCTTTCTTCTTCGTACTCCAAACGATCAGAAACTGAAGCATCTTCAATGTTGTTGCGGTTTAATATTGCGAGAAATAGTACAAAACTTGGGTATATCCATGTGAATGAGCTCGTTAAGCTGTATATGCGTAAAAGAGGAATATCAGTAGTTTCACAGGCTATGGTTCAAGCTGTCATTGCTCGCGGTTCTATATCTCATCATTCTGAACATATATGGTCCgcatttttcttgattttcgGATTCGGTAACGACTCCAAGACTGTCGAGCTTAAGGTGACAGAACTGTTGTCGGTCGTCCGAGAAATGGTATTGCCGCTTGCAATCCGGACTTTCATTTCGTTCTCTCGATGCAACGCTGCATTAGAGCTGCTGCGCCTCTGCACGAATGCTTTAGAAGCAGCGGACCAAGCGTTTGTTACCCCAGTCGACAAGTGGTTGGACAAATCACTATGTTGGAAGCCGATCCAGACGAATGCGCAGCTAAATCCGTACCTATGGCAGGAGCTAGCCTTGTCGAGAGCCACGGTTCTCGAAACCAGAGCAAAGCTGATGCTAAGAGGGGGACAATTTGACATTGGTGATGATTTAATAAGGaaagttatttttattagaaCTTCAATATGCGGTGATGATCATCCAGAAACTGTATCTGCTCGTGAAACTCTGAGCAAACTCACTAGACTTGTTGCCAATGTTCAAATCTATTCTTCACCATAG
- the LOC126679322 gene encoding ubiquitin-conjugating enzyme E2 4-like, whose protein sequence is MSSPSKRREMDLMKLMMSDYKVEMVNDGMQEFYVEFNGPKESPYQGGVWRIRVELPDAYPYKSPSIGFINRIYHPNVDEMSGSVCLDVINQTWSPMFDLVNVFEVFLPQLLLYPNPSDPLNGEAAALMMRDRATYDLRVKEYCEKYAKPEDVGAKMEEKTSDEELSGDDDDYGSDDEQVAGKADP, encoded by the exons ATGTCTTCCCCAAGCAAACGTAGGGAGATGGATTTGATGAAACt GATGATGAGTGATTATAAGGTGGAGATGGTCAATGATGGCATGCAAGAATTCTATGTTGAGTTCAATGGACCCAAAGAAA GTCCTTATCAGGGAGGGGTATGGAGGATAAGAGTAGAGCTGCCGGATGCTTATCCTTATAAATCTCCGTCGATCGGATTCATTAATAGGATATACCATCCAAATGTCGATGAAAT gtcggGTTCAGTATGTTTAGATGTTATCAACCAAACTTGGAGCCCTATGTTCG ATCTGGTGAATGTATTTGAAGTGTTTCTTCCTCAGCTTCTTTTGTATCCTAATCCATCTGATCCGTTGAATGGAGAAGCTGCTGCTCTTATGATGCGTGATAGGGCTACTTATGATCTCAGAGTCAAAG AATATTGTGAGAAGTATGCTAAGCCGGAGGACGTTGGGGCAAAGATGGAGGAAAAAACAAGTGATGAGGAGCTGAgtggtgatgatgatgattatggGTCTGACGATGAGCAAGTTGCTGGTAAAGCCGACCCTTAA